CTGCCGCTGCCCACAGCCCGCCGAGCGTCGTCAGCGCCACCACCATGATCACGACGTTGTGTGGATAGTCGCCGCCCAACTCGCTGAGCAGGCGCCGGCCCGTGGGGGAAAAGACCGGGGTCCATTGCCCGCCCCATGCCTGGGCGGCGTGGACGACCGTGACCATCGCGGCCAGGGCTCCGTACTGACGCCGCCGCGCATGATGGGCGGCGGCCGCGCGAAGCAGGATCGGCACCGCCAGCAGGCCAACGGGCGTCGTCAACAACCCGACCGCGACGCCGGAGAATCCGATCCAGGACAGGCGCGCCGGCACGGTGGTGGCGGTGAGCAGGTACGCCATCGCGGCCAGGCAGGCCGACCAATTGACCCACGTGAGATTCGCGAACAGGCTGGAGTCGATGACGTGCAGCGCGCACATGATCGAGGCGGCGAGTAGCGCGGCCGCGCCGGCGTGCTGCCCACCAGGTTCGGCCAGCAGCCGCTTCGTCTCGCGATAGAGCAGCGCGACGGCCGCGAGTGCCGCCACGCGGTAACCAACGGCTTGAGCCGCCAGCGGCAGGTAACCGAGCGCGTAGGCGACGGTGGCGGGAATCACATGAAAGTAGCCGTTGGCCCAGAAGAACGGGGTGGCGCCGGTGACGTTGTTGATGTACGTCAACAGCCCGGTGTCGTCCACGCCGAGGGCCCCCGACATCAGGGACAATGCCGCCAGGGCGCACACCGCCAGGGCATCAGGCGTGCGCGTTGGGGACGCCATGGGATCGCGCGAGACTCTAACACGGCCGGCGACGCGCGCCGGGTGGTCTGACGCTAAGATGTCGGGGTGAATCGCCGGGGCCTGCGCCCGTTCTTGAAATGGGTCGGTGGCAAGCGGCAGTTGTTGCCGGTCCTGCGCCGCTACTACCCGGCGACCTTCGGCGGCTACTTCGAACCGTTCGTCGGCAGCGGCGCGGTGTTCTTCGACCTGCTGGGCCGCGGCGATCTCGACGGCCGCGCGATCACGCTCAGCGACGACAACGCCGACCTGATTGGTTGCTACGCGCGCATCGGCGACTCGCTCGACCTCGTGCTGGCCGAACTCGATCGGCTCGCGCACGATCACGCCGCCGGCGGCCGGGCCCACTACCTGCGCGTGCGCGACGAGCGCTTCAACCCACGCCGCGCGGCGTGGCGCGGCGCCGGCAGCGAGATCGGCACCTACGGCGCCGATCTCGCCGCGATGCTGATCTACCTCAATCGCACCGGCTACAACGGGTTGTTCCGGCAGAACGCGTCGGGCGAGTACAACGTGCCGCCCGGCCGCTACGATCGGCCGCGGATCGTCGATCGGCCGCTGCTGACGGAGGTGTCGGCGATCCTGAGACGGCCCAACGTCCGCGTCCAGCACGCGCCGTTCGACCAGATTGCCGACACGGCCGTCGCCGGCGACTTTGTCTATTTCGATCCGCCGTACGCACCGCTGAGTGCCACCGCCAACTTTCGCGGTTACACCGGACGTGGGTTTGCCGACGCCGACCAGGAACGCCTGCAACGGGTGCTGATCGCTCTCGCCGAGCGCGGGGTCCAGGTGCTGCTGTCCAATTCCACTGCGCCGGCCGTGACGCGGCTGTACGAGGGCAACCAGGACGTACGCGCGGCGGGACTGCATGCCTGGCGGTTCCCTGCCCGCCGGGCCGTCAACTCGAATGCGGAGCGGCGAGGCACCGTCGAAGAACTCGTGGTGTCGAACGTTCGTCCCGTCGAGGCGAAGAGCAGCTAAGGAACCAACCCGGACGAAAAGTGCGGGCTGCCCGAACACAGGCGATCGCCGACGATGCCGGCGGCCAGGGTGTTGGTTGTCACGTTCCAGTGTCCCTGTCCGGCGGGCATCTCTGGAGAAAGACCACC
This sequence is a window from Vicinamibacterales bacterium. Protein-coding genes within it:
- a CDS encoding Dam family site-specific DNA-(adenine-N6)-methyltransferase, which produces MNRRGLRPFLKWVGGKRQLLPVLRRYYPATFGGYFEPFVGSGAVFFDLLGRGDLDGRAITLSDDNADLIGCYARIGDSLDLVLAELDRLAHDHAAGGRAHYLRVRDERFNPRRAAWRGAGSEIGTYGADLAAMLIYLNRTGYNGLFRQNASGEYNVPPGRYDRPRIVDRPLLTEVSAILRRPNVRVQHAPFDQIADTAVAGDFVYFDPPYAPLSATANFRGYTGRGFADADQERLQRVLIALAERGVQVLLSNSTAPAVTRLYEGNQDVRAAGLHAWRFPARRAVNSNAERRGTVEELVVSNVRPVEAKSS